Proteins encoded within one genomic window of Alcanivorax sp. REN37:
- the glnK gene encoding P-II family nitrogen regulator: protein MKLVTAIIKPFKLDDVREALSEIGVQGITVTEVKGFGRQKGHTELYRGAEYVVDFLPKVKIEVAIGDSILDQVVDAIAKAANTGKIGDGKIFVTELLQAIRIRTGETGEDAV, encoded by the coding sequence ATGAAACTCGTCACAGCCATTATCAAGCCGTTCAAGCTTGACGACGTGCGCGAGGCGCTGTCCGAGATCGGCGTCCAGGGCATCACCGTTACCGAAGTGAAAGGCTTCGGCCGGCAGAAGGGCCACACCGAACTCTACCGCGGTGCTGAGTACGTGGTGGACTTCCTGCCCAAGGTGAAAATCGAAGTGGCCATCGGCGACAGCATCCTCGACCAGGTGGTGGATGCCATCGCCAAGGCGGCCAATACCGGAAAAATCGGCGACGGCAAGATCTTCGTCACCGAGTTGCTCCAGGCGATCCGTATTCGTACCGGGGAAACCGGCGAAGACGCCGTCTGA
- a CDS encoding ammonium transporter: protein MEHVLELRFALDTFYYLVCGALVMWMAAGFMMLEAGLVRAKNATEILTKNISLFCIAAIMYLLVGYAIMYGGPLLLHGIGQFDLASMLDASSRNGFGGDANYARGADFFFQVMFVATAMSVVSGAVAERMKLWVFLLFAMVMTAVLYPMEGAWTWGGRDVFGLFNLGELGFSDFAGSGVVHLAGATAALAAVLLLGPRRGKYNSDGTINAIPGSNLPLSALGTMVLWLGWFGFNAGSVFKLSDGNSANLVAMAFLNTHMAAVSGGVAALLMSRLLFGKADLTMLLNGVLAGLVVITADAVNPEPALAALYGALGGVLVVLSILGLDRLHIDDPVGAISVHGSCGILGLLLVPWANPDATLVGQLAGIAVIFLWIFLMSLLVWALLGKLMGLRASQEDEYNGLDVPECGMEAYPEFLRVKS from the coding sequence GTGGAACACGTGCTTGAACTTCGCTTTGCCCTCGATACGTTCTATTACCTTGTCTGCGGCGCGCTGGTGATGTGGATGGCCGCCGGCTTCATGATGCTTGAAGCCGGTTTGGTCCGAGCCAAGAACGCCACTGAAATCCTCACCAAGAATATCTCGCTGTTTTGCATTGCCGCCATCATGTACCTGCTGGTGGGCTACGCCATCATGTACGGTGGGCCGCTGCTGTTGCATGGCATCGGCCAGTTCGATCTGGCCAGCATGCTCGATGCGTCCAGCCGTAACGGCTTTGGCGGTGACGCCAACTACGCCCGCGGTGCCGACTTCTTCTTCCAAGTGATGTTCGTGGCTACCGCCATGTCGGTGGTGTCCGGCGCCGTGGCAGAGCGCATGAAGCTGTGGGTGTTCCTGCTGTTTGCCATGGTTATGACCGCAGTCCTGTATCCCATGGAAGGCGCCTGGACCTGGGGCGGCCGGGATGTGTTCGGTCTATTCAATCTCGGCGAACTGGGCTTCAGCGATTTTGCTGGCTCTGGCGTAGTGCATTTGGCAGGCGCCACGGCAGCGCTGGCGGCAGTGCTGCTGCTCGGCCCGCGGCGCGGCAAGTACAACAGCGATGGCACCATCAACGCCATTCCTGGCTCCAACCTGCCGCTGTCGGCGCTGGGCACCATGGTGCTGTGGTTGGGCTGGTTCGGCTTCAATGCGGGTTCGGTGTTCAAGCTGTCGGACGGCAACAGTGCCAATTTGGTGGCGATGGCGTTCCTGAACACGCATATGGCGGCGGTGTCCGGGGGTGTGGCGGCGTTGCTGATGTCGCGGCTGCTGTTCGGCAAGGCCGATCTGACCATGCTGCTCAATGGTGTGCTGGCCGGACTGGTGGTGATCACGGCGGATGCGGTGAATCCGGAGCCGGCGCTGGCGGCGCTGTATGGCGCGCTGGGCGGTGTGCTGGTGGTGCTGAGCATCCTCGGGCTTGACCGGCTACACATTGATGATCCGGTCGGCGCCATCTCGGTGCATGGCAGCTGCGGCATCCTCGGTTTGCTGTTGGTGCCATGGGCCAACCCGGATGCCACGCTGGTGGGACAGTTGGCGGGTATCGCGGTGATCTTCCTGTGGATCTTCTTGATGTCACTGCTGGTTTGGGCGCTGCTCGGTAAGTTGATGGGGCTGCGCGCGTCCCAAGAGGATGAGTACAACGGGCTCGATGTGCCGGAGTGCGGGATGGAGGCCTACCCCGAGTTCCTACGCGTGAAAAGCTGA